One window of the Actinomyces wuliandei genome contains the following:
- a CDS encoding DUF3043 domain-containing protein, producing the protein MSPSKSRRQTAQPEPAPASPRPAGKGRPTPRRKDAQARGLRPVVPADRKAARRQARAARDEAWQRQREAMATGDERYLPARDKGPLRRYVRDFVDARYCVGELFMPLTLLLMLLTLGLSSLSSRLVPASVYLMLAVYVVFLLAIGDSILCWWQVRRRLDAAFGRDKARQQGSFFFYTFMRCMQLRRWRQPAPQVRRREFPA; encoded by the coding sequence GTGAGCCCGTCGAAGAGCCGCCGCCAGACTGCCCAGCCAGAACCAGCACCCGCCTCCCCCAGGCCTGCGGGGAAGGGGCGGCCCACCCCTCGACGCAAGGACGCGCAGGCCCGGGGACTACGCCCTGTCGTGCCCGCAGACCGCAAGGCGGCCAGGAGACAGGCGCGGGCGGCACGGGACGAGGCCTGGCAGCGTCAGCGCGAGGCCATGGCCACCGGTGACGAGAGATACCTGCCAGCCAGGGACAAGGGTCCCCTCCGGCGCTACGTCCGCGACTTCGTGGACGCACGCTACTGCGTCGGGGAGCTCTTCATGCCCCTGACCCTCCTCCTGATGCTGCTTACGCTGGGGCTGTCCTCACTGTCATCCCGGCTCGTGCCCGCCTCCGTCTACCTCATGCTCGCGGTCTACGTCGTCTTCCTCCTGGCCATCGGGGACTCCATCCTGTGCTGGTGGCAGGTACGCCGCAGGCTCGACGCAGCCTTCGGCAGGGACAAGGCGCGGCAGCAGGGCTCCTTCTTCTTCTACACCTTCATGCGCTGCATGCAGCTGCGGCGCTGGCGCCAACCCGCCCCCCAGGTGCGCCGACGGGAGTTCCCCGCCTAG
- a CDS encoding quinone-dependent dihydroorotate dehydrogenase: protein MLYDLLYKTVLTHVDPERIHDVCLEAVAAVSRVPLARDVVRQVWGRRPVFPVPSANQGGPFARPVPGLLGLAAGMDKEGGAVEGMDMLGFGFIEVGTVTAQPQEGNSRPRMWRYPATRAIRNRMGFNSSGADEAARRLRALRSTARGRSIVVGANIGKNRATSLADAVGDYRYCASRLARWVDYLVVNVSSPNTPGLRSLQDVSSLRPILSAVRQAGDEAAGRRVPLLVKIAPDLADEDVDAVAALVLDMGLDGVVATNTTTDHDLGEGGVSGAPLLPRALEVVRRLRQQLGERPTIIGVGGISSILDAELMLEAGADLLQAYSAFVYNGPAWPGRVNRALALGHPRR, encoded by the coding sequence ATGCTCTACGACTTGCTCTACAAGACTGTCCTGACCCACGTTGACCCGGAGCGTATCCACGACGTGTGCCTGGAGGCGGTGGCGGCGGTCAGCCGGGTTCCCCTCGCGCGCGACGTGGTGCGCCAGGTGTGGGGGCGCCGACCGGTGTTCCCGGTGCCCAGTGCCAACCAGGGAGGACCCTTCGCGCGGCCTGTGCCCGGCCTCCTGGGACTGGCCGCAGGCATGGACAAGGAGGGCGGGGCGGTTGAGGGCATGGACATGCTCGGCTTCGGCTTCATCGAGGTCGGGACCGTGACTGCCCAGCCCCAGGAGGGCAATAGCAGGCCCCGCATGTGGCGCTACCCGGCGACGCGGGCCATCCGCAACCGTATGGGGTTCAACAGCTCGGGGGCCGACGAGGCCGCCAGGAGGCTGCGTGCGCTGCGCTCCACGGCACGCGGGCGCAGCATCGTCGTGGGTGCCAACATCGGTAAGAACAGGGCGACGTCGTTGGCTGACGCGGTGGGTGACTACCGCTACTGCGCCTCCAGGCTGGCCCGGTGGGTCGACTACCTCGTGGTCAACGTCTCCAGTCCCAACACGCCCGGGCTGCGCAGTCTCCAGGACGTCTCCTCCCTGCGCCCGATCCTCAGCGCGGTGCGTCAGGCTGGCGACGAGGCGGCTGGTCGCCGCGTCCCGCTCCTGGTCAAGATCGCTCCCGACCTGGCTGACGAGGACGTTGACGCCGTGGCTGCCCTGGTGCTGGACATGGGGCTGGACGGGGTGGTGGCGACCAACACCACCACGGACCACGACCTGGGGGAGGGGGGGGTGTCCGGGGCGCCGCTGCTGCCCCGGGCGCTGGAGGTCGTGCGCCGCCTCCGCCAGCAGCTGGGGGAGCGGCCGACCATCATCGGAGTGGGTGGCATCTCCTCGATCCTGGACGCCGAGCTGATGCTCGAGGCTGGAGCCGACCTGCTCCAGGCCTACTCTGCGTTCGTCTACAACGGCCCCGCCTGGCCGGGCCGTGTCAACCGTGCCCTGGCCCTGGGGCACCCCAGGCGCTGA
- a CDS encoding M20/M25/M40 family metallo-hydrolase translates to MITVDALRAATRTSFEAVLADLSELVAIPSVSATSHDRTQLRRSAEAVATLLEASGLEAEVLSVPGGDGSQAAPAVLAHGQGPAGTPHVLLYAHHDVQPVGSPQRWNQEDPFAARHHAGRLYGRGAADDKAGVVAHVHALRVLRALGQGELPCSVTVLVEGEEEVGSPTFAAFLEAYRSRLDADVVVVADSMNWKVGVPALTTTLRGVLQADIHLEVLDHALHSGQYGGPVLDAVTLMCRLVASFHDDNGDVAIDGLASRSQAATGAPDYPEADFREDAGVLEGVRLVGTGDLTTRLWARPALTVTGMDVTPLDVAGNVLAPSCTARLSLRTAPGQDQEQALEALTSHVRAHIPFGARVSISCRESGPSFDGSQDTEASRAALWALSTAWQREAVSVGQGGTIPFISVLKETFPHAQVLVTGVEDPDTRAHSEDESVHLGDLERAVLAEALLLARLGGAV, encoded by the coding sequence ATGATCACTGTCGACGCCTTGCGAGCCGCGACCCGGACGTCCTTTGAGGCGGTTCTCGCGGACCTGTCCGAGCTGGTAGCCATCCCCTCGGTGTCTGCCACCAGCCACGACCGGACCCAGCTCAGGCGCAGTGCCGAGGCCGTCGCGACCCTGCTGGAGGCCAGCGGGCTGGAGGCGGAGGTCCTCTCGGTGCCGGGCGGTGACGGCAGCCAGGCGGCGCCAGCGGTCCTCGCCCACGGGCAGGGGCCTGCGGGCACGCCGCACGTGCTGCTCTACGCCCACCACGACGTCCAGCCCGTGGGCAGCCCCCAGCGCTGGAACCAGGAGGACCCCTTCGCGGCACGTCACCACGCCGGACGGCTCTACGGCCGCGGTGCCGCCGACGACAAGGCCGGCGTCGTCGCCCACGTCCACGCCCTGCGGGTCCTGAGGGCACTGGGGCAGGGGGAGCTGCCCTGCTCGGTGACGGTCCTCGTCGAGGGGGAGGAGGAGGTGGGCAGCCCCACCTTCGCGGCCTTCCTGGAGGCCTACCGCTCTCGGCTCGACGCCGACGTCGTCGTCGTGGCTGACTCGATGAACTGGAAGGTCGGCGTACCAGCTCTGACCACCACGTTGCGCGGCGTCCTCCAGGCGGACATCCACCTGGAGGTCTTGGACCACGCCCTGCACTCAGGGCAGTACGGCGGTCCCGTCCTGGACGCGGTCACCCTCATGTGCCGGCTGGTGGCCTCCTTCCACGACGACAACGGTGACGTCGCCATCGACGGCCTGGCCTCGCGCAGCCAGGCCGCCACCGGGGCGCCCGACTACCCGGAGGCCGACTTCCGGGAGGACGCCGGGGTGCTTGAGGGGGTGAGGCTGGTGGGGACCGGGGACCTGACGACGCGCCTGTGGGCCAGGCCCGCCCTGACAGTGACTGGTATGGACGTCACCCCCCTGGACGTGGCCGGAAACGTCCTGGCCCCCTCGTGCACGGCACGCCTGTCTCTGCGCACCGCGCCGGGACAGGACCAGGAGCAGGCGCTGGAGGCGCTGACCTCCCACGTGAGAGCGCACATACCCTTCGGTGCCCGTGTGAGCATCTCCTGCCGTGAGAGCGGGCCGTCCTTCGACGGCTCGCAGGACACCGAGGCCTCCCGGGCCGCGCTGTGGGCGCTGTCGACTGCCTGGCAGCGCGAGGCGGTGTCCGTGGGCCAGGGTGGCACCATTCCGTTCATCTCCGTCCTCAAGGAGACCTTCCCGCACGCACAGGTCCTGGTTACCGGCGTGGAGGACCCCGACACCCGTGCCCACAGCGAGGACGAGTCCGTGCACCTGGGGGACCTGGAGCGCGCGGTGCTGGCCGAGGCCCTGCTGCTGGCGCGGCTGGGCGGTGCCGTCTAG
- a CDS encoding glycerate kinase, with the protein MRVLMAPGDMRAQPTGTPLAGEGCGGLAAPQVAAALVRGWQEARGTDVLVQAPVADGGPGSAQVVPPGLVTVREALQGEGPVGQVREVDLLQLAPAPGAGPGGGRVPGRTWFLDAARLVALPTDPAQARQEAREGTTYGLGVVVAQALRRTAPGDTLLVGLSRSAVHDGGAGAVAALGGVTGARALVDGRCLGLVLADGVTLGGVDGAGAALGMTTGVQGWEAQERDRMACRHATDLLRAAQTGRPQGLPVLGAGPPHRLTPTTWGTGAAGGTALALRALGAWAVPGAPAMARLTGLERAVQGQDLVVTAAGEVYDLLEDSPVAVVARAAQDRALPVVLVAGRSLLPRGERAGAGVSSVYSLEQPHADDGGWDAGGGQALRQRLEEMGARLARSWSR; encoded by the coding sequence ATGAGAGTCCTCATGGCCCCCGGTGACATGCGTGCGCAGCCGACCGGGACTCCCCTGGCGGGGGAGGGCTGCGGCGGGCTGGCGGCACCGCAGGTCGCAGCAGCCCTGGTGAGGGGGTGGCAGGAGGCACGAGGTACCGACGTCCTGGTACAGGCCCCTGTCGCTGACGGCGGTCCGGGGTCGGCCCAGGTGGTGCCTCCCGGCCTGGTGACGGTACGCGAGGCCCTGCAGGGGGAGGGGCCTGTGGGCCAGGTCCGGGAGGTGGACCTGCTGCAGCTCGCCCCCGCTCCTGGAGCAGGTCCAGGTGGTGGCAGGGTGCCGGGGCGGACCTGGTTTCTTGACGCCGCACGGCTGGTCGCGCTGCCTACCGACCCGGCCCAGGCCCGCCAGGAGGCACGGGAGGGAACCACCTACGGCCTGGGCGTCGTGGTTGCCCAGGCCCTGCGGCGTACGGCCCCTGGGGACACCCTGCTGGTCGGGCTGTCGCGGTCGGCTGTCCACGACGGTGGTGCCGGTGCTGTTGCCGCCCTGGGAGGTGTCACGGGTGCTCGTGCCCTTGTGGACGGGCGCTGCCTGGGCCTGGTGCTGGCCGACGGCGTCACTCTGGGAGGTGTCGACGGCGCCGGGGCGGCCCTGGGCATGACCACAGGCGTCCAGGGGTGGGAGGCTCAGGAGCGCGACCGGATGGCCTGTCGGCACGCGACCGACCTGCTTCGGGCAGCCCAGACAGGCAGGCCTCAGGGACTGCCTGTCCTGGGTGCTGGTCCGCCTCACCGGCTCACGCCCACGACCTGGGGGACCGGGGCGGCCGGAGGCACTGCGCTGGCGCTGCGTGCGCTGGGGGCCTGGGCGGTACCGGGTGCGCCTGCCATGGCCCGGCTGACAGGCCTGGAGAGGGCCGTCCAGGGGCAGGACCTTGTGGTCACCGCTGCCGGAGAGGTCTATGACCTGCTTGAGGACAGCCCGGTGGCGGTGGTGGCGCGTGCCGCCCAGGACCGGGCGCTTCCCGTCGTCCTGGTGGCAGGACGAAGCCTTCTTCCCCGGGGAGAGCGTGCCGGTGCCGGCGTCTCCTCGGTCTACTCCCTGGAGCAGCCGCACGCCGATGACGGTGGCTGGGACGCCGGAGGCGGGCAGGCTCTGCGGCAGCGGCTAGAGGAGATGGGGGCGCGGCTGGCACGCAGCTGGTCACGGTAG
- a CDS encoding ABC transporter permease subunit, whose translation MAFSAPTAPAGTTTTAGLLGRVVVVSVTLAVTVYLVPLLVRFQMWTWLVVVLLSAASVATLYSTRRLVPGKYLFPGTFFLSVFLVVPAVLTVQTSFTNFGDGFRGTKEEAITSITNNSVVQTASSPVYNLSVATTGTVSEGPFVLFLVDPATGRVLHGGDGEAVREPSSEVTVTDGYVTSAPGYTILSPREVNDAYETVSALTLTVSDSSAVKVQGVRAAFEGTRRMVYDEAADTITDTSTNEVYSVERVGLSERFVNEDGRSLPQSWRQGVGLANYERLLTRSDLASQFLGAFLWTLTFALLSVLLTFVLGFALALALNDRRMRGQRLYRSLLLLPYAVPGFISLLVWSSFYNQDFGLINEVLHLDVPWLSNTTAARAAVLITNTWMGFPYMFIVCTGALQSIPSDLTEAARIDGASSLQITWRITTPLLLVAVAPLLVSTFAFNFNNFNAIELLTEGGPFAAGEYTRGGTDILISMVYRIAFGGSGADYGLASAVSVVLFVITGVLAAVQFRATRALEDIR comes from the coding sequence ATGGCCTTCTCTGCTCCCACCGCGCCTGCCGGGACGACGACCACGGCAGGTCTCCTGGGCCGTGTCGTCGTCGTGTCGGTGACCCTGGCCGTCACGGTCTACCTCGTCCCACTGCTCGTCAGGTTCCAGATGTGGACGTGGCTGGTGGTCGTGCTCCTGTCTGCCGCGTCAGTAGCCACGCTGTACTCCACACGGAGGCTGGTCCCGGGCAAGTACCTGTTCCCCGGCACCTTCTTCCTCTCAGTCTTCCTTGTCGTGCCTGCCGTCCTGACAGTCCAGACCTCCTTCACGAACTTCGGTGACGGCTTCCGCGGCACCAAGGAGGAGGCCATCACCTCGATCACGAACAACTCGGTCGTCCAGACTGCCAGCTCCCCCGTCTACAACCTGTCGGTAGCCACCACCGGCACCGTCTCCGAGGGGCCGTTCGTCCTCTTCCTGGTTGACCCTGCCACCGGCAGGGTCCTCCACGGCGGTGACGGAGAGGCTGTCCGGGAGCCGAGCTCCGAGGTCACGGTAACCGACGGGTACGTCACATCTGCCCCGGGCTACACGATCCTGAGCCCCCGGGAGGTCAACGACGCCTACGAGACCGTGTCAGCACTGACCCTGACGGTGTCCGACAGCAGCGCCGTCAAGGTCCAGGGGGTCCGTGCGGCCTTCGAGGGCACCAGGCGGATGGTCTACGACGAGGCTGCCGACACCATCACGGACACCTCCACCAACGAGGTCTACTCCGTGGAGAGGGTGGGGCTGTCCGAGCGCTTCGTCAACGAGGACGGTCGAAGCCTCCCCCAGTCCTGGAGGCAGGGCGTGGGCCTTGCCAACTACGAGCGGCTCCTCACTCGCTCCGACCTGGCGTCCCAGTTTCTCGGGGCCTTTCTGTGGACCCTGACCTTTGCCCTCCTGTCCGTCCTGCTCACCTTTGTCCTCGGGTTCGCGCTGGCCCTGGCCCTCAACGACCGCCGGATGCGCGGCCAGAGGCTGTACCGCTCTCTCCTCCTGCTGCCCTACGCGGTCCCCGGGTTCATTTCCCTGCTGGTCTGGTCCAGCTTCTACAACCAGGACTTCGGGCTCATCAACGAGGTGCTGCACCTTGATGTCCCGTGGCTGTCCAACACCACGGCAGCCAGGGCTGCGGTCCTCATCACCAACACGTGGATGGGCTTCCCCTACATGTTTATCGTGTGCACCGGTGCCCTGCAGTCTATTCCCTCCGACCTCACGGAGGCGGCGCGGATCGACGGTGCCAGCAGCCTCCAGATCACGTGGCGGATCACCACACCGCTCCTGCTGGTCGCCGTCGCCCCTCTCCTGGTCAGCACCTTCGCCTTCAACTTCAACAACTTCAACGCCATCGAGCTGCTGACGGAGGGAGGCCCCTTTGCCGCCGGGGAGTACACCCGTGGAGGCACGGACATCCTCATCTCCATGGTCTACCGCATCGCCTTCGGCGGCTCGGGGGCGGACTACGGGCTCGCCTCGGCCGTGTCCGTGGTCCTCTTCGTCATCACGGGGGTGCTGGCTGCGGTCCAGTTCCGGGCCACCCGCGCCCTTGAGGACATCCGTTGA
- a CDS encoding aldo/keto reductase family protein, translating into MVTYRHLGSSGLKITEITYGNWLTHGSQVEADTATACVHTALDLGITSFDTADVYANTVAEEVLGRALAGQRRESLEILTKVYWPVGPKGPNDVGLSRKHIMEGINGSLRRLGTDYVDLYQAHRYDYATPLEETMQAFADVVRSGKALYIGVSEWTADQIRAGQELATQMGFRLVSNQPQYSALWRVIEEKVIPTSEELGLGQIVWSPMAQGVLSGKYLPGQKPPAGSRATDDKGGQQMISRWMHDDILTAVQGLQPVAQEAGLSLPQLAIAWVLQNPNVSAAIIGASRPEQLEENVKASGVVLDPDIMAAVDTALQGAVLTDPALTTSPQERPA; encoded by the coding sequence ATGGTTACCTACCGTCACCTAGGCTCATCCGGACTGAAGATCACCGAGATCACCTACGGCAACTGGCTGACCCACGGGTCCCAGGTGGAGGCGGACACCGCCACGGCCTGCGTGCACACCGCCCTGGACCTGGGCATCACCAGCTTTGACACCGCCGACGTCTACGCCAACACCGTGGCGGAGGAGGTCCTGGGACGGGCGCTGGCGGGGCAGCGCCGCGAGTCCCTGGAGATCCTCACCAAGGTCTACTGGCCCGTCGGCCCCAAGGGCCCCAACGACGTCGGCCTGTCCCGCAAGCACATCATGGAGGGTATTAACGGCTCGCTCAGGCGTCTGGGCACGGACTACGTCGACCTCTACCAGGCGCACCGCTACGACTACGCGACTCCGCTGGAGGAGACCATGCAGGCCTTCGCCGACGTGGTGCGCTCCGGCAAGGCGCTGTACATCGGAGTCTCCGAGTGGACAGCGGACCAGATCCGGGCCGGCCAGGAGCTGGCCACCCAGATGGGCTTCCGCCTGGTGTCCAACCAGCCTCAGTACTCCGCCCTGTGGCGGGTCATCGAGGAGAAGGTCATCCCCACCTCCGAGGAGCTCGGACTGGGCCAGATCGTGTGGTCTCCCATGGCCCAGGGAGTCCTGTCCGGCAAGTACCTGCCCGGCCAGAAGCCGCCAGCAGGCTCACGGGCCACGGACGACAAGGGAGGTCAGCAGATGATCTCACGCTGGATGCACGACGACATCCTGACCGCCGTGCAGGGGCTGCAGCCGGTCGCGCAGGAGGCGGGCCTGTCGCTGCCACAGCTGGCTATCGCCTGGGTCCTTCAGAACCCGAACGTCTCGGCAGCCATTATCGGGGCCTCCCGGCCCGAGCAGCTGGAGGAGAACGTCAAGGCCTCCGGAGTCGTCCTGGACCCCGACATCATGGCTGCGGTTGACACGGCGCTCCAGGGAGCGGTCCTCACCGACCCCGCACTGACCACCTCACCGCAAGAGCGTCCCGCATAG
- a CDS encoding sugar ABC transporter permease, whose protein sequence is MSSTADHSGRAEAVTSTTPGESLARSPGRPPGRPPRIPLPGRAAPGRRTPLRRWAREVGWRHVVGLLALAFAAFPVLYVVSASLNPRGTLASIGLVPTEVSLANYTELLSGRHGPFHRWYLNSMLVCTTVAGTQVLFSLLGAYAFSRFRFTGRRGGLLTVLLIMMFPATLSMIAVYTMISDLGQVLPAVGLNTLIGYSLALMGGSLGQVWLIKGSFDTVPRELDEAAVLDGCTHWQVFWLVLLPTLRPIVATTFLLAFISVISEFLLGGIFLTDGSVKTLAVGLYGLLDANRSSNLGVFAAGAVLTMLPVIALFQILQRYIVADSTLGAVKG, encoded by the coding sequence ATGAGCAGCACCGCAGACCACAGCGGCCGGGCGGAGGCAGTGACGTCCACCACTCCTGGAGAATCCCTGGCAAGGTCACCTGGGAGACCGCCCGGGAGACCTCCTAGGATCCCACTACCCGGACGGGCAGCCCCGGGCAGGCGCACACCCCTGAGGCGGTGGGCGCGGGAGGTGGGGTGGCGTCATGTCGTGGGGCTCCTTGCCCTGGCCTTCGCCGCCTTCCCGGTCCTGTACGTCGTCTCCGCCTCGCTCAACCCCCGGGGCACGCTGGCCTCGATCGGCCTGGTCCCCACCGAGGTCAGCCTGGCAAACTACACGGAGCTGCTCTCTGGGCGCCACGGTCCTTTTCACCGGTGGTACCTCAACAGCATGCTGGTGTGCACGACGGTGGCCGGCACACAGGTCCTCTTCTCACTGCTGGGCGCCTACGCCTTCTCGCGCTTCCGCTTCACTGGCCGCCGGGGAGGCCTGCTGACGGTGCTGCTGATCATGATGTTTCCCGCGACCCTGTCTATGATCGCCGTCTACACCATGATCTCCGACCTCGGCCAGGTCCTGCCCGCCGTGGGTCTCAACACCCTGATCGGCTACAGCCTGGCCCTCATGGGCGGCTCACTGGGGCAGGTGTGGCTGATCAAGGGCTCCTTTGACACCGTTCCCCGCGAGCTGGACGAGGCTGCCGTCCTTGACGGGTGCACCCACTGGCAGGTGTTCTGGCTGGTCCTGCTCCCCACGCTGCGTCCCATCGTCGCCACGACCTTCCTCCTGGCCTTCATCAGTGTCATCAGCGAGTTCCTCCTGGGAGGGATCTTCCTGACCGACGGCTCCGTCAAGACACTGGCCGTCGGCCTCTACGGCCTGCTCGACGCCAACCGCTCCAGCAACCTCGGCGTGTTCGCCGCCGGGGCCGTCCTGACGATGCTTCCTGTCATCGCCCTGTTCCAGATCCTTCAGCGCTATATCGTCGCCGACTCGACCCTGGGCGCTGTCAAAGGGTAG